A region of the Andrena cerasifolii isolate SP2316 chromosome 15, iyAndCera1_principal, whole genome shotgun sequence genome:
ACATATCTCGACAGCTCCTCGTCCAATCCCAAGTCGCACTCGCTGGTACTCTTCACTACTTTCGGTGCGACCAGCTCGATGATCTCTTTGTccctataaaattaaaaaacacgaACCTGTTTACAAGTAACACTGCTCTGCAACTATCTCATCTTTCCAATTCTGCCCTCTGCATCAGCATATCTACCTCTCATCAGGCTCGCTCTTCGGGACCACCGCCTCAGCCTGCTTGTGTGGCGTGATCATGATCTGCTTCACCCCAGATCTGATCGTATCCTGGGCTACCTTTCCCTCCGAGGCCTTCTTCAGCCGCTCCTCCGCGGAGCTAAAGGAGCCAATGGAGCTGGAAGCTTCCTCGAACGTGTCACTCTCGTACTGAACTCTCTGCACCTCCATAGAGGATCCCCTAGACTGACTTTTATCAGCCGGGGTGTCGACTACTTCCTCTATCGTCTTCTGCTCACTGTCCAATCCATGCGCGCTGCTCTCAGCTGTAGTTTCTCCGTGCACATCCAGCTTCAGCATCTCCGCGGACCTAGCCAGCTCCGAAACCACTTCAGAACCGCCTGAAGCCTCGGAGAGCATCGTCGCGACTGAGGATCCCTCGCTGCTCCTTAGGAGATCCCTGGAGTCCGGTGTTTCCAGTTTAACTCTGGCTTTGAAGCTAGAGCTCAGTTCCTTGATGGAGGGGTCTGGGTTTAAGGAAGACCTGGAGGACTCCTTTGACATAGTCCCTTCTTCCTCCAAGTCATCTGCATTGTCTTCTGCGATTGATGCTTTGCTGTGCATTCTAGGGGAACCCTCGGAGGACCTAAACCTGGGCTCGTCGTCGGTGCTGGGAGGATCATCTTTCGTCAGGAAACTTGGGATCCTCACTTGGATCTTAGGCTTCGGAGAGACCTGCAGGGATTATTTTGTAAGTCCTCGAACGAATTAGACTTAGAAGGAaagatcccaaacccggaaattcaaaaatttttgaaactttgtgaatatgtagagaatttcctcctgattataacgaaacttttgtttgctgcccaaattcactctagggggtataattgacccctgaaattccgtttttttttctgattttgtgttaactcgtaaactgtaaaatattttttttaccaaatgatagatctaattaaaagaagtaatttttgtcttgaaattttgtataccttacatattcacagtttccgaattttttgaattttcgggttcgcggtgttcccttgtaagaatctCCAAAGCTCTGGGAGCATCAGTGACAATTTTgccattttttgcaaaatttccGCAATGCAAAATTCTACGGCTACTTTAAAAAACTACAGCACTCCGAGACCTCCAACTGCTTCGAAAGCCTCGAGCAATACCGAAGGTGAATCAGAGCTTCAGAACCAAGGTAGGTCCATTTTGAAACTATCGCTACCTTAGATTTAGTTTGATCGTCCGCCTCTGCAACCTTCAAACCTTGATCTACTTCAGGTTTCCCGTGACTGGAGGCTCTGGAAGCTGGCCGATGGTCCTTCGACGAGCCATCGAGGGAACTTTCAGTGCTCACGTTACTCTGGCCCCGCTTGACCTCGTTACGCTTAATATTGTACTTCCTGTCCATCTCCTTCAGCCGCATCAGAGCGGCCGCCGCCTTGGAGCGGAACATTCCCCGGCGGTTTTTGCTGTTTTTTTCGGGCTCCTCCCTGTAAGAGAGTCCCTTCAAGTTTGAGGGAGCTCCGCTGGCTTCACTTGTAGATTTTCAGGCGGCTGGCGCCTCGACTGGGGCGAATTGCGCTGGCGGAAGGGAATCGTTGCCAAGGGAACAATTCGTACACAGTACAGCTCGCGCCTGTCTTGCAGGATTGATAACCGCTTATCAGCGCGGCCGAATTTTCTATGGAAGGCCGGAGGCTCGGCTTCTTGCTGCGGCAAACAAACCGCGCGATAGGGTTGCATTCCGTTGATTCGTAGATCTCTATGTTTGCCGTGCAATGAGAAATCAGTCGATTGTATTTTTGGTAGCGGAGATATTGAAGGGCAGGGGGAAGGTTGCGTAATTTTTGGGAAGTGAAAAGGTGTTCAGTGATAAGCACTCGGCGGAGAATTCTTATCTGTCTTTATTCGAATACTGCTTGAGATAATGTGCAAAGGGGAACTACTGCGCTTGTGCCACCTGAAAAAGCTTCGTTAGAGCCACGCTGCATGACAATTAGCCTCCGCTTATCAAATGATTCAGTGCTCGCAGCGATTACACAAGTGCGCGCGTAGAAGGACACGGAACTTCTGCGCCGAGacttgtcgaattgaaaaagaggaagaaaaaaattagtttcttcGCCGCGCACGCGAAAGCATAAATTGAAACGTTACAGAAGGAAGTGGAATAAATCAATTTCCACTTATAAAAGCAGTATGCAATTTATTGAACAGAACTTAAACAGAATTCAAGAAATCTATTTCTAGTGATTCGAGGAATTACTATTCCTCAGCATTACAAAGTAACATGATCGGATTCTTCAAATTAAACTTGAATTATTCGCGCGCATTTTCCAATTCAAACTTTTACTGCGCATTTCCCCTTCGCTTTTCCataaataattttccaacttAATTCGTAGCTTGCTGTGAAATCGATCAGTCTTAGTGACGTGATTAAATTATTAGtcaactcaagtcgtttggaccaattttaaacaaagtatacggttttaaagggtgtccaccTACTTTTCTCCCCCACTGTAAATTTCAGTActacataaaatttatttttattttaattcccatttatttaatatttataattagatTATTAATTGAGTTAAATCGAACAGCTTTTGATACTAAAAGATCGATATAATGAGCAATGCGCAAGGCATACTTTTTTACTTAAGACGAAACAGCACAGTCTTTGTGAAAGAGATATGCCAAGTCGACAATATATCATTCCTActtagggcgaattccacttacgcccaaatcgcccgtgagtttcattagggtaagtttccttatacgcgactggacgcatcgtcaagaattcaaagtcgattttctcgaaaatcaagcacaatatcaaaaaatgttattccttcttttcgacttatttacatgttataagtcgaaaagaaagagcaactttttttcatatcgcgcttcattttcgagaaaatcgactgaaATTCTTGACCTTGCGTCTAGTCAGGAAATCCTAGCTTAATGAAAaccacgggcgatttgggcgtaagtgtcATTCGCCCTAACCCTGCGTGCACGTGCAATTGCTGCCAACAAAATGCGTTACCCCATAAAAATCGCTAAAATAACTTTCTATCGTTTCAAATATCCCTCCAAAGCACGGTCCGCCAGGCAACAACCAATAGCAGCGCCCCACTCGATCGACAGCCAATGCCCTGCCGTATCGACGACAGATACACAAATGGTAAGGAGTGACGCGTAGGTATAGTGCGCGCGGCAAGTCCATAAGCTGCCACGGCGCGGCGCCTGGTTGGTCGAGCGTGGTCGCCGACGATTGGCCCTCGGACGCCAGCCAATCGCCGCCCTCCATCTGTCTGCCCCGGCAGCGGCTAACTCGCCAACCACGTCCGCGACTCGGGCATTATCGGCTAGTTCGTCTCAGAGTAAAGAGCATCGTCGAGCGGGCACTCGTCGTCCCGGCGTCTGAAAATGCGGTCCCTCTGCTCGTTCCTGCTTCTGCTGGCGGTCACCCTGGTCACCGCCGAGGTCTACTTCGAGGAAAAGTTCTCCGACGGTAAGAAACACCCCGGCAACCATTACCCGAAGCATCCCGTTTCGTCGCATACGAACCTCCATGTCCGCGGGGGTCTGGAAAAATCCGCAGACTCCCATCGCCTGATTTCCTATTAACGAACCACACCCACGAGTCTAGTCCCACTATTTCCCTTCAACAAACTCGCCTCTTAAAGACACGCTTCGCTAAAAATCTGGCGATGCGGCGGCGTACCGGAGGCGGCACGGTACGCTGCATGTTTCTTCTCCTTGGTAACCACACGCCCTTGCCGCTATCGTTCCGTGCACCGCGGCGTGCAGCCGGAGGCGCGCGAGGTCGGAGCTGACTGCTCGCGTACGCTAGCATAAAATTGTTTACGGTGCCATATGCCGAGCAGGCTGGCGTGGAATTCGACGTGGCGAGCGCACGTCTCGTGGCACCCAGCTCCGCCGACATGACGCGCGATCGATCGGTTGATCCGCTTGGAAATAAAGCTCCTCGCGTGGCAGCGTGAAGCCGATTTTCATGTGCACCGCACTTCCTGTCTCTCGGGAGTTCCTTCCAATCCCCCCTCCCTAACTTCGACGCGCGTAAATATAGATTATTTTAGCTGGAAGTGTAACTTCGAGGAAATAATATTGATTCGCCGCTGgagctcatttttttttatcctcaTACTTTTCTCCTTGCGCAGATTCCTGGGAAAAGAACTGGGTGTACTCCGAACACCCTGGGAAGGAGTTCGGCAAGTTCCTTCTGAGCCATGGAAAATTCTGGAACGATCCGGAGGAGGATAAAGGTAGAGACTCGCTTTAGCTTCTCCGTCGGTAAATCGCTCGTATTTGAATCTCTCGATCCTTTCGATAGGTATTCAGACATCCCAGGATGCGAGATTCTACGCGCTGAGCAGAAAATTCGCGCCGTTCAGCAACAAAGACAAGCCGCTTGTTATTCAGTTCAGCGTCAAGCACGAGCAGAACATCGACTGCGGCGGTGGCTACGTGAAGGTGTTCGACTGCTCGCTGGAGCAGAAGGACATGCACGGCGAAACTCCGTATGAAATCATGTTTGGTAAGAGCCTGTTCGTAAGCGTACAACAGCGCAGCCGAGCCTGGAGTTACTGGTTACACCCAATGGTGAATCGGTGCTAATGGTACTCGGAGAGTAAATTCTTGCTTATGCCCTGGATATAGTTCCCGTACATATTCCAGTTACCTGTGAAGATACATTAATTATATTCCGACCGATATCGTGAATTACGTAAGCGCTACAAAATTGCGAACTGTGCGAGCTTGCTACTCTCGCATTCTGCTTGGCACGAGGCCAACAAGCACAGTCCGCTTTCGTTCTGATGCACGAATGTGCGTGCTTGTGTAGGGCCCGATATTTGCGGACCTGGAACGAAGAAGGTTCACGTGATCTTCAGCTACAAGGGCAAGAACCTTCTGGTCAACAAGGACATCCGCTGCAAGGACGACATCTACACGCACTTGTACACTCTGGTCGTCAAACCCGACAACACGTACAAGGTAAGAAAATGGGACGATAGCGGTTGCGATTGTACCTCGAGCCTAGAGTCACTTGTTCTCATTGATTCGCCGTGGGGAACAGGTGCTAGAGAGTCTCGTAGAGGGAAGATTATCTTACTTGTTAGGCGTAGATAAGTTGCTGCTTATTTACAGAACAAGGAAAGAACGACATTGTATCACTGTAATTGCTGTAGTGTGATTTACTAAAGAAGGCGCCTGTGCGGCCCGTGTGCCGGCGCGCGCGGCTCAGGCGAGACCCAAGTAGGGTTGCTGAATTTTGCGAAAAGTATCGATTCAGGAAGAAATCGCTTTGTAAAGAATCGATCTTGAAGAAATCGATTCTACTTTTTGGTATCTTAAATTCATCGAAGACTAagtaaggggtcgtccttaaattacgtaaggctttcgggggggtcgcgaatttcttacagaggggagaggggagtcaggtagcgtcttacttGTCCGCCATTCGTTACGCGTAAttcgagcctggagtagcggcaacatCGCAAGTTCTGGCCTTGGTCCCAAGGCGTCTTCTTTAGTAAATCAGactataaatttgttttgataCTGAGCCTGAATTGGGATTAACTTTGAGGTTTTCTAAAGGTTCTCATCGATAATGAAGAGGTCGAGTCCGGCGACCTGGAAGCCGATTGGGACTTCTTGCCACCGAAGAAGATCAAGGATCCATCTCAGAGCAAACCGGAGGACTGGGACGATAAGCCCACCATCCCTGATCCTGACGACAAGAAACCAGACGACTGGGACAAGCCAGAGCACATTCCTGACCCCGAGGCCACTAAGCCCGATGACTGGGATGATGAGATGGACGGAGAATGGGAGGCTCCCATGATCGACAACCCGGAATACAAGGTTTGGATCGTGAGATTATATGAATCATGTGTCTTGGATGTGGTTTCCTTTAATGCAAATTGATTTTCTGCTTCAGGGCGAATGGAAACCTAAACAGATCGATAATCCCAACTACAAGGGACCCTGGATTCATCCCGAGATGGACAACCCAGCGTACACTCCTGACGAAGAATTATACAAGAGGGACGAGATCTGTGCCATTGGTTTCGATCTCTGGCAAGTGAAGTCTGGAACGATCTTCGACAGCGTGCTCATTACAGACGATCCCGAGGTCGCTCGCAAATTCGGCGAGGAAGTGTGGAAACCTACCTACGTAAGTGCATATTCTAGTCTCGGAAAGAATATATATTACCGATTTGCAGCAATATTAAGCTTCCTTATATTCTCCTTCGCAGAATCTATAATCTGCATATTAATTTAAAGTGGCTATCTATTCAAATGTACATGCAAACGAATATACTTTCGATGCATGAATTTCTTTTCAGCCCGAAAAGAAACCGTTTATTAAAactgaatatattaaaaattgaacgaTGCCAAAAGCATTGCCGAAGGTCacagtgataaaaaaaaagctgTAATTCCTCGTCATCGATCGAGTGGATTCTAGAACTATGTTTATCTGCTTTCAGGAGGGCGAGAAGAAGATGAAGGAGGCCCaggacgaggaggagagaaagcagagagaaaaagagagcaaAGAGAACGAGGACAACAaggacgacgatgaggacgaggacgctgACGAAGAAGACAACAGTGTCCCAGATACTGAGGTAAGGATCCGTTGATTTAACGCCAAAACTATCTAAAAGAAACTTTGGAATTCCTCGCTACATGGAAACCTCTTTCTTCTTTCCAGGAGCACGACGAATTGTAAATAAAAAGGTGTCGCGTGATCGACACGAACACAGACTGTATTCCAGGAGCTGTGTGGCCGCGACACGCACCAAAATTTCCCAGCTCAGAAATTTTTACAAGTCACAACGGGGAGGAGGAACATTGCCaggaaagaaatggaaaaatcaACGAGTGAAAGCAGAGAAAATCATTCCTGTCTATTGGAAACTTCGCAAACAGCACGAGTCCCagagttttcaattattttaatccAAGCACGGCCTTGTCTTCGCAGCCTAAACTTCTTTAATTCCTAGTCTTCGATTCTTCGTTCGTGGTCGGCGAGAAATTTCCCCGCGAGAAGCCCCATCGCACACAAACGAATGTCGAGTGTGATGCAGAAACGAATCAAAGTGGGTCTTGTGTTGTGCAGCTGCAATCGAAAAGAACATATTACatagtatatatacatatataatatatatgtattatataaatAGTCATCTTGCCCTTCTGTGTGTCCCCTCCATGGCACAGCTCCATAAAAAGACTCTAAGTTGTTCCGTTTTTGTTTGTCAAGTGTTTTTATatacaattaaaaagtaattgagATGTAATTTAACGATgctatattataaaaaaaaaatatatatatattatatattatttcaaTTTCCGTACAGTGTACGCGTATTAAGGGAAAAACAAAACAACAGAAACGCTCGCTCCAGTTAAAAGAACACACGTGAGAGTGATTGGGATGTGTGCATACATGACTGAATGAATAAGTAAAGCTAAAAGTAATTGGTATGATTACGTATCGAAGGTAAATCAGTAACcgatgtaataaataaataagactTTTCTAGACGTGCTCGGGGCCGTTTATTCTTCACATGCTACATTTTCTATGGATTCATTACGATACTCCTTTACCAAACTTCGCTACACGCATCTGGTAGAGTTTACAATCACTGTCGTCACAACCTTCATTAATCGGATATCACGGAATGTGCAATAATTTATTAGAAAGCGGGCCAGAGATCGTTTGAGCGAGTTAATCTCATTCGTTCTCCAAGATGAAGTCTGTAATACGCTGTTTTAGGATACGGTGGGTATCGTGTATAGCGTTTCGTGAGCTCCGAGTTGCTGCGTCAGCCAGTCGAGCCCCTGCGTGGAACCACCAGCGTTCGAGACTAAGGAGGAGCCTTGGATGTGCCATGCCCTTCCGCAGCACAGCTTTTGCAAGCACAGGATGTCGACGAGCTCTTCAACGCTGGCGCAGCCAGCGATATCCTGCGAGGATCATTGGTCAAAATATGCGAGAGCAAATGCAGTAAttataattttgaagagaaacaATTGAAATCCAATGTGTAGTTTGCTACtcggggcgaattccacttacgcccaaatctcGCCCACGGCCTTAGGAtttttccgtttttgtaataaaatgaatatcataaattatatgtaaaaaccCGTATTTTCCGGTAATGGCTCATTCACAGATTTCTCTTGcatatttcaagagattttcataCATTTTGGAATGTTAACCgcgggcgtaagtggaattcgccctcgGTGGCACGATTGGATGCTTCCTAACAAAGCTAAGGTAACTTCCCTCGAAGGAGCATTAATATTCTCACCTGTTTGTTAGCGTATATCAGAAACAGAGCGTCCTTGAGTTCCCTCTCGTTGACGATCTTCGACAATTCGTTCTGCGCCTCCTCGAAGCGAGACCTGTCGCTGGCGTCCACCACGAAGATAACAGCCTGCGTATTGTGGTAATAATGCTTCCAGAGCGGTCGAAACTTCTGCTGCCCGCCAACGTCCCACAGAGTAAACACTAGATTTTTATACTCCAAGCTTTCGACGTTGAACCCTATGGTGGGAATAGGTGGGCCTGACAGCGTCACGCCCCTTATCGCAGACAGAATGCTGGTCTTCCCAGCACCGTCCAGTCCCAGGATCACCACACGCATATCGATCTTCGTGCCAATGTGAACTCTGTTGTCCTGGGGGTAATAGAAACAGTATAAGGCACAGGATCATTCAAATACCGAGCCTTCTTAACTTTCGAAGGAACGAACCCTGCTGAATATGATGGGTATAGAAGACTCCGGCGTGAGAAAGTCAGGGCCCAGTTGGGCATAGTGTTGTTGCTGCTGATCCAGGGTAGTCAGAACCTCTTTAACTTTGATCGCGTTGCTCAGCAGCCTCCAGTCTTCGGAATCTAAGATGCTTTCGCACTGAATGCACACGTCAGCCACCTGGGACCTCGTGGTGGTCAGATCTTCTTGCTGCTGCCTGAGAGCGCACAGTCTTTCTCTAGTCTCAGTTTCTATGCAAGAGACGGCCGCACTCTCCTGCTCCGCCAGCAGGGCTCGCACCTCCTCGAAATGCTGGCGCACCCTCTGCCTCGCGTCTTCTATCGCCCATCCCTCTAATTCTCCTATTACCGTCTCTGTCGGCGTAACGATTGCACTGATTATTCTCCCTTGGTTCGATAATAAATTCGCATCCCATCGATGCGAACGAGCTGCtggtaaatggaaaattaaataatgtaCCAATTCTGTGCGCCGTGTCCCTCATACTCTCCATAAACTGCGTCATCTTTTGCAGAGCAGTGACGATAGACTTTCTGACATTCTCCGTCTCGGCTTCCACCAAGGCGAGCTATAATAAGAGGTACGGATATACGACTGTTCGTTCACCGCGAATTCTGCTGCTCACCTTGTGAGTGC
Encoded here:
- the Calr gene encoding calreticulin, with protein sequence MRSLCSFLLLLAVTLVTAEVYFEEKFSDDSWEKNWVYSEHPGKEFGKFLLSHGKFWNDPEEDKGIQTSQDARFYALSRKFAPFSNKDKPLVIQFSVKHEQNIDCGGGYVKVFDCSLEQKDMHGETPYEIMFGPDICGPGTKKVHVIFSYKGKNLLVNKDIRCKDDIYTHLYTLVVKPDNTYKVLIDNEEVESGDLEADWDFLPPKKIKDPSQSKPEDWDDKPTIPDPDDKKPDDWDKPEHIPDPEATKPDDWDDEMDGEWEAPMIDNPEYKGEWKPKQIDNPNYKGPWIHPEMDNPAYTPDEELYKRDEICAIGFDLWQVKSGTIFDSVLITDDPEVARKFGEEVWKPTYEGEKKMKEAQDEEERKQREKESKENEDNKDDDEDEDADEEDNSVPDTEEHDEL
- the LOC143377305 gene encoding E3 ubiquitin-protein ligase TRIM23 isoform X1 — translated: MTEDVDRLSNYFEQSLKPSARTNVRRTLGNLPHYIQAIVTEVLECRVCEEVFTVDGIKVPRLLYCGHTVCHLCLLRLRPCITDQQFILCPFDRQPTDISQNNIYSLKKNFALIELLERLEQSNSEKTLVLERERLHSNQSCDEDEAHTAVLYCTTCNTHLCENCDSAIHSSKTLSKHKRVPLSEKPKDKPKCPVHATHVAEFTCTQEGCDNALMCYLCKDYGRHSTHKLALVEAETENVRKSIVTALQKMTQFMESMRDTAHRIETVIGELEGWAIEDARQRVRQHFEEVRALLAEQESAAVSCIETETRERLCALRQQQEDLTTTRSQVADVCIQCESILDSEDWRLLSNAIKVKEVLTTLDQQQQHYAQLGPDFLTPESSIPIIFSRDNRVHIGTKIDMRVVILGLDGAGKTSILSAIRGVTLSGPPIPTIGFNVESLEYKNLVFTLWDVGGQQKFRPLWKHYYHNTQAVIFVVDASDRSRFEEAQNELSKIVNERELKDALFLIYANKQDIAGCASVEELVDILCLQKLCCGRAWHIQGSSLVSNAGGSTQGLDWLTQQLGAHETLYTIPTVS
- the LOC143377305 gene encoding E3 ubiquitin-protein ligase TRIM23 isoform X2 — protein: MTEDVDRLSNYFEQSLKPSARTNVLECRVCEEVFTVDGIKVPRLLYCGHTVCHLCLLRLRPCITDQQFILCPFDRQPTDISQNNIYSLKKNFALIELLERLEQSNSEKTLVLERERLHSNQSCDEDEAHTAVLYCTTCNTHLCENCDSAIHSSKTLSKHKRVPLSEKPKDKPKCPVHATHVAEFTCTQEGCDNALMCYLCKDYGRHSTHKLALVEAETENVRKSIVTALQKMTQFMESMRDTAHRIETVIGELEGWAIEDARQRVRQHFEEVRALLAEQESAAVSCIETETRERLCALRQQQEDLTTTRSQVADVCIQCESILDSEDWRLLSNAIKVKEVLTTLDQQQQHYAQLGPDFLTPESSIPIIFSRDNRVHIGTKIDMRVVILGLDGAGKTSILSAIRGVTLSGPPIPTIGFNVESLEYKNLVFTLWDVGGQQKFRPLWKHYYHNTQAVIFVVDASDRSRFEEAQNELSKIVNERELKDALFLIYANKQDIAGCASVEELVDILCLQKLCCGRAWHIQGSSLVSNAGGSTQGLDWLTQQLGAHETLYTIPTVS